The genomic region CTTTCTGAGCACAACTGTAGCACAAAAACCAACTCATATTTGCATATTATATCTTTCAATGCATCAGAGAgagcacacaaaacaaaagcaaatacAACGGACCCTGCAGTAGTAGACAACACGCAAGTTGTCTTATTCAGATTTTCACAGATTGTTGGAAATGTCAGCTGACACACATAACCTAAGACTCATAAGAGAAAACAAGGAactgtttcattaaaatgtccACAGCCCCCCTACCCTCcctttttttaacaaaacaaaacaaccaaaattGATGGTTTCACAACAAAAATACACACCAAAGAGATCCTTGTGTGTTTCCTTTGGTCTTGGTTGTAAAATGACGATCTCATGATGACTGCAATCTCTTTTCACTGGTGTGTTTGGCGAAAGCAACATGGCAGCTGTTCCTgcttaaataaaaaagatttcACTCTTCAACAAGAACGTCTGCCTCTTTAAACATTCTATAATATTGGCAGAAGGAAAAACCTTCACAGCTCGTTACTGGCTGAAACTAGGATTTCTTTCTAATTGGAATGTCCACAgtttaaattccaaacaaacAGGGAACTGCAACATGGATCCAAATTTGAAGTCATTCACATGTTGAGTCCAAGTTTAGCAGCTGCGCACTTCCTCTTTAATTGTCTAGAATATTCCAGTAAAGTGTGCTGGGAggttttttgtcacatttttagtGTTCTCAGACAATATTAAACTTTCAACAGACGCACAAGCAGGGACAGTCCATAAGCGGTCAGTACCATCCCACAGGCAGGTCCTCTCTATGGATGGAATTTGGTTTCTCACCCTCATCGGTGCACTCTCTCCCCCAGTTTAAAGACCCAAAGTGTCATATGACCAGTTGAGTGAACAGCGAGAGGCCTGCTGGGAGGGCTGATGAAAGAATGGGATGATGTGACcattctgctgcttttattctacCCAGGCACAGTGGCAGACAGATCTGAATGGCTCGCTCGCTGCTCTGTGAGCTTCATTTTGTATCTGGGTCAACTCCAGCACACGTTTCCACCCCATAACAATCTCTGTTCTAAAAGAACCCCCccttgttgcctttttttttttttaaatctggtcTATTTATTTACCAAATTTTCTCAAACCTCATTCTGTCCAAAATGTGATGCAGCCTAATGGTTCACAAAACCCAGGTCTATGCTGATGAAATATTCTGTGTGTGCCAGCCTGTgacagacatttaaaaaatcgGAATGTTCTTTTTTTGATGCCTTTTCCTTAAGTGGCAGAAACAGACCGGAGAGACAGGGACACAGATACTGGAGAGAAATGGTGAGGCAGGAAATGACCCCCCAATGCGAGGGGCATTCCCAAGGGTTGgatttctctccccctctcacaCTCATACGCGGCCATAACATTAGAATGTGTGACGATGATCTCCACCAGCAGATATGCATGAGGCCAAACGTGGTTTTGGCTCTGTGCAGGAAATGTGAGAAAAGCTCACACAGGAAAGCTTTGTTCGCGTCTGTCCGTGCGATTTGGCGAACTCGTCCAGAAGATTTGTATCTATCAAATTTTGACATGGTAGGAACTGTGGCAAGGGTTAGCACAATCAGGGTTGGTCCCAACAGACATGGTAATACTTTTCTTGTTTTATGTGTCTGCGTCCAGGTTCTTTTACCGCTGGATTTAACTGTCCCACTTTCAAATGAGAGCTCTTAAAGGCAGCTTTTGCACCTCTACATGTTACATACATTTCATGACCTGAATTCCTCCTGTGCAAATGGGAAACATGTGTGTTGTATGGCCCCAGCACAAGGCTCACCATCGATGGAGCAGCTTTGAGCTGCTTCCTGTAAGATCAAATATGAGTATTTTATGCTGTATGAAATAATCAACTTCCGTGGTCACCTTAATTAATTGTGTTTCAACTTTTTTTGGTAACAGTGAGAGGCTGGTCAGCTCCGCACGTTGCTGCTGTGATGGAATCCAGAATGTCTGAGTTCTCCTGGGATTCCGTGGGAAGGAGATCTTCCTGTCTGCTTTGTCCATACCAGGGAACTGATCCAGAACGCAGACCCCTGGTGGCTAAAGGGgcccgcaaaaaaaaaaaaactcggtCAAAGACTTTCTGCTGGTTTTTCACTCTTCCCTACATGcacatcgtgtgtgtgtgtgtgtgtgtgtgcgcgcgcgcgcataaTGTGTAGCATTATGTGCGCGTAAAGTTTTGGATCTAAAACTTTGGCAACGTAGGAGGGACtatttctctgtctgtctgtctctctctctttctttgtgtgtgtgtgtgtgtgtgtgtgtgtgtgtgtgtgtgtgtgttgctctgtaATTTGCAGCAGATGACCGCTTGGGGAGGTGGAGGCTTTATTGGGGAGGTTTGTGCTTCTTGAGCCGGAGTCAGCTCAGCGCGCGTATTAATTTGCTCTGCCGTCTCAGAAAGTGATGGAGCTGGGTGAATGGTGCAGGTTGCGGGTTACTCACAATTTTTAAGGGCAAAAAAGTGGATTATGGATGACTCCCCCTTACGCGTGAAAGGGCTGTGGGGGGATTGCACTTGAACCCGCATGATAAATGTCGCCTCAGTGTCTGGTTGGAGAAACAGCGGCGTGGGAATGGATACTGACAGTCTCCCCGCGTggatgtgtgttttcctgcttgcGGTCAGTGGAGTCATCTCACCCTCCCATCAGGAGGGAAGCCTTTGTCCCGACCGTTGCGACTGTCAGCACCCTCAGCACACCATGTGCACCAACCGAGGTCTGCGGACTGTACCCGAGCCCGGCGGGCAGGTGTCCGAGGAGGTGTTGATCTTCAGCCTCGGGGGTAACTTCATCGGGAACATCTCCGACATCGACTTCCGGCGCTACAATAATCTCGTAAGGTTGAATTTACAGTACAACCAAATCCAGAATATTCATCCAAAAGCGTTCCAGAACCTCTCGAATTTAGAGGAGCTGTACTTAGGGCACAATCTGTTGTCAGATATAACCACCGGGACGTTACAGACTCTGAAGAAACTTACAATTCTTTATGGGAATAATAATGACATTAAGAGAATCTCACCAGGGCTTTTCACTCATTTGGGTAATCTGGTGAAATTGCGCCTGGATGGCAACTCACTCCAAGATTTGCAGGATTCCGTTTTTAAAAGTCTGACCAGTCTACATTATCTCCACCTGGAATCCAACAAAGTGCACCACATCCACAGAAAGGCTTTCTCCGGCCTCACCAGCCTGCGCTTCCTTAACCTGGCCCACAACAAACAGTCGGCCGTGCGCAATGCTCTCACATTTTCGCATCTCGCAGCTTTGACAACGCTGCTGTTGTCCGAAAATGAAATCCGGTACATCGGCGCCAACGTATTCCGAAATCTTAAGAAACTGTCTAGACTGTCACTCAGCAACAACAGAATTTCTCGCTTGGACAGAGGGGCTCTGAAGGGGCTGTCGAGCCTCAGAGAGCTTTTGATTGACGGCAACGAGCTGGAGGAAATCCCCGCCGGTCTCCTTGACTCCCTGGAGCGCATCGAGGAGCTTGACTTTAGTCGCAACCAGATTTCCAATGTTGACTCTTTGGCTTTTTCGCAACTTAAACATTTGAAAGTGCTGAAATTGGAGAATAACATGCTCACCAGCTTGTCTGGGGACATTTTTGCCCTTAACAATGTGCTTTACGACCTggatctccatggcaacaactGGACATGTGATTGTCGACTGGAGGATTTGAAAAGATGGATGACCGCTGCCCATTCTCAGGGTAAATTGTTGACTGCTTTTCTACAATGTCAGCACCCAGAAGGACTGAGGGGGAAATATCTGGACTATGTGAACAGCTCTGAACTGCAACCCCTTGAAAAACTGCCCTACTTATGTGAGAGCCAAAGTAGACTTGAAGAGAGCCGGGGAGGGGGCGTGCTTGTAAAACTGGAGGGTGAAAAGATAGAAATGGGAGATGCAataaagcaggaggagagagatgaggtGGGGGAAGCTGAAGGTAAAGATTTATAtcagggggaggagggtgtgctcgtgaagaggagggagagagaaaagtggAAGtcaaagggagggaagggggaggtAGGAGTCCAGGGAGATCAAGGGGGCGTAGCGGTGGCAGCAGCCTCCACTGCActtgaaaaaaagaaaccaaagaaaGTGCCACTCAGGCCTGTCGAAGAGGCAGTTTTCACACGTGCCAAGGGGAGACGAAGGCCAAATGTCCTTCCCAGAACCGATCCGCCCCCAATTTTCCCCACGAGTCATGCTGGGGAGCGGCATGAAAATGCCACTGAGACACTTAGCGCCACTGTCCTGGTTCAGACGGGTGAAAAGTACGATC from Takifugu rubripes chromosome 12, fTakRub1.2, whole genome shotgun sequence harbors:
- the tril gene encoding TLR4 interactor with leucine rich repeats; this translates as MINVASVSGWRNSGVGMDTDSLPAWMCVFLLAVSGVISPSHQEGSLCPDRCDCQHPQHTMCTNRGLRTVPEPGGQVSEEVLIFSLGGNFIGNISDIDFRRYNNLVRLNLQYNQIQNIHPKAFQNLSNLEELYLGHNLLSDITTGTLQTLKKLTILYGNNNDIKRISPGLFTHLGNLVKLRLDGNSLQDLQDSVFKSLTSLHYLHLESNKVHHIHRKAFSGLTSLRFLNLAHNKQSAVRNALTFSHLAALTTLLLSENEIRYIGANVFRNLKKLSRLSLSNNRISRLDRGALKGLSSLRELLIDGNELEEIPAGLLDSLERIEELDFSRNQISNVDSLAFSQLKHLKVLKLENNMLTSLSGDIFALNNVLYDLDLHGNNWTCDCRLEDLKRWMTAAHSQGKLLTAFLQCQHPEGLRGKYLDYVNSSELQPLEKLPYLCESQSRLEESRGGGVLVKLEGEKIEMGDAIKQEERDEVGEAEGKDLYQGEEGVLVKRREREKWKSKGGKGEVGVQGDQGGVAVAAASTALEKKKPKKVPLRPVEEAVFTRAKGRRRPNVLPRTDPPPIFPTSHAGERHENATETLSATVLVQTGEKYDLLMLNHEESLPVITDPCMFNHYFLTNVSVDHVTSNTVTVYWTTKEHRRYTPAPGPGLDEVHYRIMYDRFGTPERFPRYVYTQGTARSVTLRELSSEVTYMICVEGVVGRSVCQVAPRDHCAGLVTLPAGLSPGWTLTSDLQLLTLATLAANIMLLVVIGGIWLGRRLKRRLQRRKSAVHVRHMYSTRRPFRSALATATASTDFASYQSSRAARLVPHADGDLIEFPCDRFFDSNSVRRDSEMQRFVD